AGGAAAAGAAATCTGAGGTAAAAAAAGAACTGAAGCCTGCTGACAAAAACAAGAAGGAAGAGAAAAAGAAGGCTAAAGCATAACATTTCTCTCACTAACTTGATTATCACACATAGTCTCATAAAATTTTATATCGACTTAGAAGATTATGACCAAAGAAGAAATAATTAAAAAAGCATACGTAGAACGCGATGTGAGCTGGATGTACTTCAACCATCGCATTCTGCAGGAAGCCAAGAAGGAATTTGTTCCATTGCTCGAACGGCTCTCCTTCCTCGGCATTTATTCCAACAACCTCGATGAGTTTTTCCGTGTGCGTGTGGCTTCGCTCAACCGCATGATTGACCGCAACCTCACCAAGGATATGGAAGCACAAATTAAGAAGTCTCTCAAAACCATCAATAAGCTCAATGAATCTTACTCGAAAGAATACACTGAAGCGGTGGATCAGGTTTTCCGCGAACTTGAAGTTCACAAGGTTCGCCTTGTCACCGAAACCAATCTCAACGATGAGCAGAAGAACTTCCTCACACAGTTCTTCTACGACAAGCTCAACGGTTCTGTCAATCCTATCTGGCTCAACGAGATAGACGACCTCTCTACCCTGGAGGACAACCGCATCTACCTCGCCATCGAAAAGACCGAAATGGAAAATAATGACGAGGATGAAAAGGGCAAGAAAAAGAAAGACGACAAGAAGGGCAAGAAGAAATATGCTGTGGTGAAGGTGCCTGACCGTGTGTATGGCCGCTGGGTGAAGATTCCTTCAAGCGACGGATTCGACAACATCATGTATCTGGACGACGTGATCCGCTACTGTCTGCCTTTAGTTTTCCTCGGATTCAAGGAGAGTTCTTACCGTGCTTATTCCTTCAAGTTTACCAAGGATGCGGAAATGGAGATGGACAATGATGCTGACTTCGGTACGATGGAGAAGATTGCCTTGGGTGTAAACAGCCGTAAGAAGGGCGAAGCGGTGCGCGTCATCTACGACCGCGAAATGCCTAAGGACTTGCAGAAGAAACTGCGCGAACGGCTGAACACCAAGGAGCTGGATGCTTCGCTTGCGGGCGGAAGATACCAGAACCACAAGGACCTGATGTCTTTCCCTGACTGCGGACACAAGGAACTGAAATATGCGAAGTGGACGCCTATCATGAAACCGGAGTTCCTCTCCAACGAGAGCATTCTCG
This is a stretch of genomic DNA from Segatella hominis. It encodes these proteins:
- a CDS encoding RNA degradosome polyphosphate kinase, producing the protein MTKEEIIKKAYVERDVSWMYFNHRILQEAKKEFVPLLERLSFLGIYSNNLDEFFRVRVASLNRMIDRNLTKDMEAQIKKSLKTINKLNESYSKEYTEAVDQVFRELEVHKVRLVTETNLNDEQKNFLTQFFYDKLNGSVNPIWLNEIDDLSTLEDNRIYLAIEKTEMENNDEDEKGKKKKDDKKGKKKYAVVKVPDRVYGRWVKIPSSDGFDNIMYLDDVIRYCLPLVFLGFKESSYRAYSFKFTKDAEMEMDNDADFGTMEKIALGVNSRKKGEAVRVIYDREMPKDLQKKLRERLNTKELDASLAGGRYQNHKDLMSFPDCGHKELKYAKWTPIMKPEFLSNESILDQIRQKDRYIHVPYHSFNGYIRVLREAAVKPEVKAIKTTLYRLAKDSKVVKALITAARNGKKVTAVVELLARFDEESNIKWSKRMQEEGVNVIFGVEGLKIHSKLLYIESKKGNIACIGTGNFHEGNARIYTDYLLMTARPKIVNEVAKVFDFIDRPFSPFRFNELLVSPNSMKSRILRMLDTEIKNANEGKEAWVKMKINHITDTDMVTKLYQASKAGVKIDIVIRGNCSLVPGIANLSENIHCVGIIDRYLEHSRILIFANGGKPRYFIGSADWMPRNLLNRIEVLTPVYDEDMQADLLRTVSYGMRDTANGRIVDGKGNNEFIEGPAFRSQEELYKAYQEELKEP